Within the Meriones unguiculatus strain TT.TT164.6M chromosome 2, Bangor_MerUng_6.1, whole genome shotgun sequence genome, the region gacccctgtgctcagattttttggttctgttgctctccttatggagttcctgtcctctccagatcttacagtttcccacttctttcataagattccctgcactctgaccaaaggttgcccataagtctcactatctacattgatagtttgcagggcagagcttttcagaggtcctctgtgtcaggctcctgacttgttcccttttttctccttcttctgatgtccagcctctttgcctttctggataggaattgggcattttagcaagtcctccctcttaattggtttctttaggtgtacagattttagtaggtttatcctatattatatgtctatttgagtgagtatataccgtgtgcatctttctgcttctgggatagctcacgctggatgatcttttccagatcccaccatttacctgcaaatttcatgatttccttgttttttattgctgagtaatattccattgtgtagatgtaccacaatttgtgcatccattcctccactgaggggcatctggcctgttttcttaattagtgattgatgggagagggcccagaaCATTGTGGATGAGAcgacccctgggctggtggtcctgggttctgtaaaaaagcaggctgaacaagccaggggaagcaagcccataagcagcacccctccgtggtctctgtatcagctcctgcctccaggttcctgccctgttcgagttcctgtcctgacttccttcaatgaagAGCAGTTATTtgaaagcataagccaaataaaccctttcctcccaagttgctttggttataGTGTTTCATCACGGCAATGATAACTCTAATTAAGATAGTATGTTTCTTCCAAAGGACTGATCATCATGGCATTTTTGTTGGGTTCATAGTCTTAATTATTTGAAATCATCAGGGCTGTCAACTTTTTGCGCTGATAGATAATGTGACATCTAAACTGCATGTCAGGCGCTCTTAACTTGTGGCCCATTAACAGTTTTCAATAGCTTCGTGAACGCCATAAAGAGAATGCACAATTTGCCTGCCCATGTGcgtatattttttttccttctggaacaAGTTCACAACAGCCATTATATTCTCAAAAGGCTCTGTGGCCTCAAACATCTTTAGAATAGAATTTTTGTTAGAAAGTCCACTTAAGCTGTATAGCAACCCATATCAATAGTTAACAGTGAATGAACTCGTAAGTGGAAACCATTTCCAGTTGACACTCAAGGATCCAATCACCTAatagtttacaaattaaaatgGACAAGTGTCAGTGGCTCTGTGAAGCTAGCAAAAATTAGAATAACCTCTGATAGAATAAAACCCTGATAAGAATAAGAAACAGAGTCAGTGTATACCCAAAAGTTTTTCTATCATTATTACAGAAAGGGATATCTGTTATTCAAGGCTATTCTAATATTCTAGGTCCATGATAAGTTCTGCAATTAGATAGATGAACATAACAAGCATCgattatgatttaaaaaattacttaacATTTTTGACAGGGGGAAAACTGTTATCATAGTCAGTGCTAACAGAATTGTGTCAGGTTCAGCTTTGGAAATATTTAACAAAAGAACACAATTTTGATATGGCTAAGTAATGGCAATTTTCTCACTCTGAGTCTTAAGAATTGTCTATTCATTCCCTGTCCCTGGCTGCAGGTGGACAATGCAATGTTGAAATTGATGGCAAAAGGTTGTGAATCTATTTAAGATGCGAAGTCATTCCCTGAATATCTGAGAGTGCTGGTTTTCTCTTTTGTTCAATTGACAGGTTTTTGTGGTCTGTTTTGTCCCATATGTCTTGAGTGTGACATTGCCAGGCATTATGGAGAATGTCTTTGTTGGCCACTGTTACCAGGGTCTACCTTTGCATTGAGAATTGGCACCAGAGAGAGACATAAGATACAGGTAAGGGCAGCTGAGGTGTGTGTGATTCTCAGTGTGATGCTTTTCAAACCCATGATTTTCCAGAGTGATAGGAGAgagagcgggggtgggggaggtgtggCTGAAGATGCTTAAACATTTCACACTTAACAGAAAACCGTAGGGATGAAAGTTCTGATTTCATTATTACCTAGGAGTATTGATTAACTAAAATGCTGTACAGCAAAGGATCATTCTAAGTAGAAATTATAATGAAGGCTATTGGTCAACAGGCTTGGTCAAATCATTGGCCAACTTACACTTCCTGAGATGTGCTTTGATGCATAGAAATAAGAGGTTATAGCTACTCTCCCCTCCcatctacaaaaacaaaactctacaTACGTCTCTTATTTACTTCAGGAAATAATAGATGGAATAAAACCTAATTTGGAGGATGTATTTGTGTGGTCTGACCTTAAGTGTAGCCTGTGtgacacatgtagattttacttaGGGGGTTCCCTGAGGTCCTTAACTTTCAGTGGAGCCATGGGAGGGTGAGGAGAGCTGGGTGACACACAAGCAGACACAATGATCTTCACAAAGGAACCTTTTGCATTGGGTACACTGACACAGacactgacacagacacacagacacacagacacagactctttttctctctctctcctctgtctcacACAGTATCTAGGTATTTTATAGGGTGATCTCTAAATATCTTTTTACATGAACAAAACAAGGCACAGACTTAAAAGGactatacatgtatatgtgtcaTAAAAGGactatacatgtatatgtttagGCTGACAAAGTTTGCCTGGAAATGTAACTGGTAACCAATGGGTTGTCTTTAGGCAGGTGGTTGGATGACTGGGGCCAGCtctggaggagggaaggggagattTAACTTCCATACCTTTTTACTATGGAAATTTGGGGCTATTTTAGTTTATTAcctactacaaaaaaaaaaaaaagatataatgaGTCTAAAAAGAAGAATTTCAGAAAGAACTGTCAAAAACGAAGGAGCATTGATTGCTTGGCACTTGGGCTACCCAAGGTCCTCTGGGTTGGCTTAAGGGGGATCTTGGAAGCTGAGGGTGGGATGGGCCAGCAGGCTCGGGAGAAACCAAATGAAACTGTGTAATTTGTTCTTGCCCTAGGGCACCCTCTGTGAAGACTGGATGGCCGTGTACTGCTGCTggcctttctctgtgtgtcaggTGGCCCGAGAACTCAAGATGAGACCCTCCCAACTCTACGAAATCTGTGAAGTCCCCGCAcccaaggacagcctggtttgaTGGCAGCCTCCTCCCATCCACTCTCCTACACCTTCCTCTCAGACCTGCTCAGaaaaactgttcttttttttttcccccataggTTTTCACTGGAATAGGAAAATAAATGATTTGCTCACTAATGTCTCTGCTGTGTTATGATTCCTGGGAGGTCTTGAGTATATTCTGACTTTGATATTTCGGCCCAGCCATGCTCTTTGCCTTCTAGAGGTGAGTGATCTTTACTTTCCTCGTCAGGGTTTTGGGAGGTTGACTTTTCTCTGAGTTTTCTGATGTCATCCTTTCTTGAGAGCTGCCTGTGAGGCCACAAGAGTTACTCTGTATTTATTGTATTAACCTGCTTTGTAAAAGGAATCAGTGATAGGCAGGGCATGATTAACCAGGCACCAATAGTTTTGAACCAACTCCTTCAGTCTTAGTTGCACATGAAGAAAGTCTGAAGTTCATGCTGATCTTGAACTCTTCTTCAATACTCCTAGTCTCCTTACTCCAGGCTCAAAATCATAATTGGGCAATTGTTGTGGGTGTaactgtgtttcctgcttttcctacagtccacaagaaaacaaaaagtgttGCAACCCAACCTCTGGTACTTGTGACGGAGATATTATCTGGAAACAGAGTCTTTGCAAGTGTGATGAAATTAAGATGAGCTCAGTAGGGTAGGACCTAATCCAGCGTGATAGGTGTCCTGTAAGGAAGAGGTAGAGACACATGGGAGAATGGCCATGTGAGGACTGGGGTGGAGATTGGAATGATGAATCCCCAGGCAGGGACTGCTTAGGGATGCTGAAGCTGGAGAAAGCACGGGAGAATCTTCCTTCCAGAGTTTTGGAGTAATTGGTCCTGACAATTATCCTTTGGACTTCAGCCTCTAGAAATGTGATGGAATAAGTTTCTGTTGTTTCAAGATGCCAAGTCTGTGCCCTAGGAGGCTAGTGTGGCAAATATCTCTACCTTGTGAAGTGAGTCTTTTGGCTAGGTCTTTCCAGGTCAACAGCTCAAGGCTGAAGAACATGTTATGATAGTtgatacctgcaatcccagccttTGGGGGACCGAGGCAGGAGAACTGCCATCATCGAAAAGAAAATCAGTTCCTAGAATAGCTGGCACATGGATGTAGCAAACACTTTGAAGGGgcaaaaaccaatttaaaaaatatttgtgtttattattattagtattgtGTTATATGTTCACTCATGGTGTTTGTGTGTCATGGAGTGCATTTGGAGATTAGAGGGCAACGtttgagagtcagttttctcctcttACCACGGGTTACAGAGGTcaaactcaaatcatcaggcttacacagcaagtgttgttactgactgagccacctcaATGGCCTAACACTAACAAGTTTAAAGTGGGCTGTATATTTTGAGCTACTCAATCCTCAACATTTGTTCCTGATGAACACTTTAGAAAAGAGGTCCAAGCCACAAAAATGCAAGTGACCTTTTCAATGCCCCATGGCCCTTCTGAGCCCACACGGTTGTTCAAACCAGACCCTTTTCTACAGAGATGAATTCAACATGGTCACCCTTGACAATGTTACTTGTACCTGTCCCTAATTATTTCCACAAAAATCACCTTTGGATCCTCAGCGCAGCTGTAGGAGAGAcctcttggggaaaaaaattaaatgttccaTATTGACATTTAATCCATGATCAACCAAAGAAGCAGGCCTGGTGGACAAGATggttaaatgaaaataaacccatttttattgttttgtgttaAGAACACACATTAGGCGTCACAGGCTCAGAATGGCAGTAATACTTAATCTTGGCAAGGAAGCCTGAAGTAATCTCTGCACTTTCACACCAGGACTCTGTCTGAAGGAAGTGAAGATGGCGGCTCATGCACAGGTCTGTGGGCCAGTCTACCTCTCTGTTGatacaaggtgtgtgtgtgtgtgtgtgtgtgtgtgtgtgtgtgagtgtgtaggcTTTCCTTGGAGGGAGCCCTCTTTCAATTTTCTGCTTCCGATAAGTAAAGAGCAAACCTAGTGTTTCGTCAGAGACAGGCTCAGGCAAGTCTAAGTCTGGACTCTGAAATACCATGTCTACCACAGGGTCATAGATCACAAAGCAGAACTGATAGGACAGTCCTTTGCATGTAGTACAGAGTGACCCTGAAGGGAGATCTCTCCAGACCACAAGTTATGATTTTCTCTAGAAGAACATGTCAAGGCCAAGAAAAGGAACATGACAAAAGCGTGTGCTCCCTATGAACACTATTATCCAGTACTAGACGTTTGTGTGACAGATAAGAGCTGATAATAAACAGCCATCAGCCTCGTCCACCTACCAGCTGTGGGAGTTGGACAGGGCAGAGACCTTGGTTTGGTCCGAGGGGACAGTGTACATAGACTGGCTGGTGCTGCTGTTGGCTTTTTTCCATCTGTCAGGTTACCTGAGAGCACAAGACAAGGACTGCCCATCTCTGAGCAGTCTGTGGTGTCTGTGAAATTTGCAGTTCAAATTTGAAAATTTTGCAACAGTGAAGACATGGCTTGTTTATTGTATTAGAGAAATTCCTTACGGTTTACCAGGATGAAAACTGTGCAACAGCTCTGATGATCTCTCTGGGTCTGTGATCCCAACACACAGGCAAAAGGAGTTCGAGAGTAATTTGTGTAGAAAGTCTTGTGTCACAAACCCAGGACGTAAGCTAACACTCTTCTATTTACAGAGTAAACTAAGGACAACAGTTGCATTTCCTCAGTACTCTAACTTTTTGGAACAAAGATATGAAAAGTTTGGATATCCTTTAGTGTCCATTtttctgtgcaatcatttttatctgtttatttattttatatagctAGAATTAATTTATTTCATATTCTGCAATGACTTTTGCGTGACACCTCTATTATAAACATTATTTACAAAAACATTTGTAAATAATATCAAActcaaaaatatcttt harbors:
- the Plac8l1 gene encoding PLAC8-like protein 1 translates to MSWLRQHLSRWHEDVSLLSTHVPLFSRMPPEDEHLISNLRSHVPACAVVEQPIRGASGRTTVTAIVPTGGDWSTGLFSVCRDRKICFCGLFCPICLECDIARHYGECLCWPLLPGSTFALRIGTRERHKIQGTLCEDWMAVYCCWPFSVCQVARELKMRPSQLYEICEVPAPKDSLV